The following are from one region of the Thermoproteus uzoniensis 768-20 genome:
- a CDS encoding MFS transporter, producing MSVLRRLYLYSALQNFANSLYSPFVSFVAASTGVPPLLLGVVSSAGTVFNNISAFLASFRRWRPLKLILFANAASAVALVLMAAFAEVHAAYTAMYAVVTASLGISGYGWSLIMEQYSRERRGISLAEFSFYSTLGGLVATLITGFLIRDDPLAIRLALYAAAALTAANTAQLYKLGIDYSEGPRAPRGGVGRRLLKFYAENFVFMVTWSFAWPLFPLAQVYVFHMTGLQVAIVQIITVASNLAFQRAMGRFVDRHMRLSLFLGRATFMIWPLVYGVATNVYQIYAAYLFYGFGGSISNIAYFAYVVDNAEDRRRAIGYFNLVNALGAAAGAELSSAVLAYMGNYNEELIRRMLVGTAFARLGSSLLFLL from the coding sequence GTGTCGGTGCTGAGGAGGCTGTACCTATACTCCGCCCTCCAGAACTTCGCCAACTCGCTCTACAGCCCCTTCGTGAGCTTCGTGGCTGCCTCGACCGGCGTGCCGCCTCTGTTGCTCGGCGTCGTCTCGTCGGCGGGCACGGTCTTCAACAACATATCGGCGTTTCTCGCCTCGTTTAGGAGGTGGCGGCCGCTCAAGCTCATATTATTCGCCAACGCCGCGTCGGCCGTTGCCTTGGTCCTCATGGCGGCGTTCGCCGAGGTGCACGCGGCCTATACGGCCATGTACGCTGTGGTTACCGCATCTCTGGGGATCTCGGGCTACGGCTGGTCCCTCATCATGGAGCAGTACAGCAGGGAGAGGAGGGGGATATCTCTCGCCGAGTTCTCCTTCTACTCCACCCTCGGCGGCCTCGTGGCCACGTTGATAACCGGCTTCTTGATACGCGACGACCCCCTGGCGATTAGGCTGGCCCTCTACGCGGCGGCGGCCTTGACCGCGGCCAACACGGCCCAGCTCTACAAGCTGGGCATAGACTACTCGGAGGGGCCCCGCGCCCCGCGAGGCGGCGTCGGCAGAAGGCTGTTGAAGTTCTACGCTGAGAACTTCGTCTTCATGGTGACTTGGTCCTTCGCGTGGCCTCTCTTCCCGCTGGCGCAGGTATACGTATTCCACATGACCGGCCTCCAGGTGGCCATAGTCCAGATAATTACTGTGGCCTCCAACTTGGCCTTCCAGAGAGCCATGGGCCGTTTCGTGGACAGACACATGCGGCTTTCCCTATTCCTAGGCAGGGCCACCTTCATGATATGGCCCCTCGTCTACGGAGTCGCCACAAACGTCTACCAGATATACGCGGCCTATCTGTTCTACGGCTTCGGGGGCTCCATATCCAACATAGCCTATTTCGCCTACGTGGTGGACAACGCCGAGGACAGGAGGAGGGCCATAGGCTACTTCAACTTGGTCAACGCGCTGGGGGCCGCCGCCGGGGCCGAGCTGTCCAGCGCGGTGTTGGCCTACATGGGCAACTACAACGAGGAGCTGATAAGGAGGATGTTGGTGGGCACCGCCTTCGCGAGGCTGGGCTCCTCCCTCCTCTTCCTCCTCTAG
- a CDS encoding ATP-binding protein — MSSIELGLVVSGATISSIPVQIYRQAERYAQEEQMVAVRDAADPDVVVVGFLRRVTKLEPIVRDRVRTPYVDRPDMLDYGVLLPYTTAVVKPYVELDPSGGLREVEHIPTPGSRVFLLKGGPPVRVPPERAAVVGAHKYSGWEVPLDLAYLSHHVGVFGATGMGKSRLIRALLGEVARRDVRVVVFDHTGVDYAPYYDNVVRSSEIRIPPNVLASVIAKLAELPWQSYGEYIEIATMTFEGQWSKDAYLAHVRRTMKRLNARDTTTERVELFIKQLVDPDFFAALNKRVKSPADVLNSRPYPVVVDLSYDTDLAVKQAIVASIIEEAWAEVRKAREPRPTVFVIDEAQNYAPSGWAISKDPIETTAREGRKWGLSVILASQRIAGDIDPSIRANLGTVFFSRLTAPTDLREISAYLDLADVSEGVLTQLQPREFFVTGLMNPLRKPILLRIREV; from the coding sequence GTGTCTTCGATAGAGCTGGGGCTCGTGGTCAGCGGCGCCACAATATCGTCGATACCGGTCCAGATATACAGACAGGCGGAGCGATACGCCCAGGAGGAGCAGATGGTGGCCGTCAGAGACGCGGCCGACCCAGACGTAGTGGTCGTCGGGTTCCTCCGCAGAGTCACCAAGCTGGAGCCGATAGTCAGAGATAGGGTCAGGACGCCTTATGTGGACAGGCCCGACATGCTGGACTACGGCGTCTTGTTGCCCTACACGACGGCCGTGGTGAAGCCGTACGTGGAGCTGGACCCCTCCGGAGGGCTCAGAGAGGTCGAGCACATACCCACCCCCGGCTCCAGAGTGTTTCTCCTCAAGGGAGGCCCTCCGGTGAGGGTTCCGCCCGAAAGGGCGGCGGTGGTGGGGGCCCACAAATATTCGGGCTGGGAGGTGCCGCTGGATTTGGCCTACCTATCGCACCACGTGGGGGTGTTCGGGGCCACCGGCATGGGCAAGTCCAGGCTTATCAGGGCCCTTCTGGGCGAGGTGGCGAGGAGAGACGTCAGAGTTGTGGTGTTCGACCACACAGGCGTCGACTACGCCCCCTACTACGACAACGTCGTTAGGTCCTCGGAGATAAGGATACCGCCCAACGTCCTGGCGTCTGTCATAGCCAAGCTCGCCGAGCTTCCCTGGCAGAGCTACGGGGAATATATCGAGATAGCCACCATGACCTTCGAGGGCCAGTGGAGCAAGGACGCCTATCTGGCCCACGTAAGGAGGACCATGAAGAGGCTCAACGCCCGCGACACGACCACCGAGAGGGTCGAGCTCTTCATCAAGCAGCTGGTAGACCCCGACTTCTTCGCCGCGTTGAACAAGAGGGTGAAGTCCCCGGCCGACGTCCTGAACTCCCGGCCCTATCCAGTCGTCGTGGATCTCAGCTACGACACAGACCTCGCGGTCAAGCAGGCGATAGTGGCCTCGATAATAGAGGAGGCGTGGGCCGAGGTGAGGAAGGCCAGAGAGCCTAGGCCGACAGTCTTCGTCATAGACGAGGCCCAGAACTACGCGCCCTCCGGCTGGGCCATATCGAAAGACCCCATAGAGACCACCGCCAGAGAGGGGCGGAAGTGGGGCCTCTCGGTAATACTGGCGAGCCAACGGATAGCGGGCGATATAGACCCCTCGATAAGGGCGAATCTGGGGACCGTCTTCTTCAGCAGATTGACCGCGCCGACAGATCTGAGGGAGATCTCGGCCTATTTAGACCTAGCGGACGTGAGCGAAGGCGTCTTGACCCAGCTACAGCCCAGGGAGTTCTTCGTCACGGGCCTCATGAACCCGTTGAGGAAGCCCATACTGTTGAGGATAAGGGAGGTCTAG
- a CDS encoding Holliday junction DNA helicase produces MTSPKAKGASKERSIANLLWERGCAVLRGCSSGGGVRKRFVPDVVAICRGRVLVMELKYRAKRSAIRIEAEKVEGLLDFASRAGGKAYVLAKFGRGPWKVFEVKEPGGFSINGDMYDAAPELDHLLASIFNKQLI; encoded by the coding sequence GTGACGAGCCCCAAAGCAAAGGGCGCATCCAAGGAGAGGTCTATAGCCAATCTGCTGTGGGAGAGAGGCTGCGCCGTGCTGCGCGGTTGCTCCTCGGGGGGAGGCGTGAGGAAGAGGTTCGTGCCCGACGTGGTGGCGATCTGTAGAGGCAGGGTCCTAGTCATGGAGCTCAAATATAGGGCGAAGAGATCCGCCATAAGGATAGAGGCGGAGAAGGTGGAGGGCCTTCTGGACTTCGCGTCGCGGGCCGGCGGCAAGGCGTACGTCTTGGCGAAATTCGGCAGAGGGCCGTGGAAGGTCTTCGAGGTCAAGGAGCCGGGCGGCTTCTCCATAAACGGCGATATGTACGACGCGGCGCCTGAGCTGGACCACCTCCTCGCCTCGATCTTCAACAAACAATTGATATAA
- a CDS encoding DUF120 domain-containing protein → MARRRPVVLGYLIALAGVEGLPPSEAAKALGISRQGLHKALRRLRAAGYVEEGPYIKIAEAGREVLKEALRSLMAYFGMSGIRLEGYVARGLGEGAFYVSLEGYRRQIEEKLGFTPYPGTLNVVLTADSLIYRRYLEALPGILIKGFSDGVRTYGNVKAFKCKVGGIDCALLVIERTHHGPEVVEIIAPVRLRDALALNDGDPVSVEVQLL, encoded by the coding sequence ATGGCTAGGCGGAGGCCCGTAGTCCTCGGCTACCTAATTGCGTTGGCCGGGGTGGAGGGCCTGCCGCCGTCCGAGGCGGCCAAGGCCTTGGGCATATCGAGGCAGGGCCTCCACAAGGCGTTGAGGAGGTTGAGGGCCGCCGGATATGTGGAGGAGGGCCCCTACATAAAAATCGCCGAGGCCGGCCGCGAGGTTCTGAAGGAGGCGTTGAGGAGCCTCATGGCGTATTTCGGCATGTCGGGCATACGGCTCGAGGGCTACGTGGCGAGAGGCCTCGGCGAGGGGGCCTTCTACGTATCGCTGGAGGGCTACCGGAGGCAGATCGAGGAGAAGCTTGGCTTCACGCCGTATCCCGGCACCCTAAACGTCGTCCTGACGGCGGACAGCCTCATATATAGGCGCTACCTCGAGGCCCTCCCCGGCATATTGATAAAGGGCTTCTCGGACGGCGTGAGGACGTACGGCAACGTCAAGGCGTTCAAGTGCAAGGTCGGCGGGATAGACTGCGCCTTGCTGGTCATAGAGAGGACCCACCACGGGCCGGAGGTCGTCGAGATAATCGCGCCGGTCAGATTGAGAGACGCCTTGGCCCTCAACGACGGCGACCCCGTCTCAGTAGAGGTCCAGTTGTTGTAG
- a CDS encoding thioredoxin domain-containing protein, with amino-acid sequence MKVLAVAVIAAAVVVLGGVLAYFLVLRGGSGQPQSSGIAYFCAGFSPAPFQAIQLAESGQLQSTVTYQGQPMCVGAKLSRQQLQYLKNLTSTSLLVGSKDAKVVVIEYLDPTCPYCALFDAQYGALLNQYIQNGTVLYAVRYFPTHVIGYLQQGPPQAFAAGVEAWLALPCIYNKAGSTAFLDALHTIYGIAAMYIANYLQTGNATALNVYPLAELSYINSQYPQCVVNASGSQLVDIVQSADNAVAAEAKALGIPSDMLGTPLFVIYSS; translated from the coding sequence ATGAAGGTCCTCGCGGTAGCCGTAATAGCGGCCGCCGTCGTCGTCCTCGGCGGCGTCTTGGCGTACTTCCTCGTGTTGCGGGGCGGATCGGGCCAGCCGCAGAGCTCCGGCATAGCCTACTTCTGCGCGGGCTTCTCGCCGGCGCCTTTCCAGGCGATACAGCTGGCGGAGTCGGGCCAGCTCCAGAGCACCGTGACCTACCAAGGCCAGCCCATGTGCGTCGGCGCCAAGCTGTCACGCCAGCAACTGCAGTACCTCAAGAACTTGACGTCGACGTCCCTACTGGTCGGGTCTAAGGACGCGAAGGTGGTAGTCATAGAGTACCTCGACCCGACATGCCCATACTGCGCCTTGTTCGACGCCCAGTACGGCGCTCTCCTCAATCAGTACATCCAGAACGGCACGGTCCTCTACGCCGTGCGCTACTTCCCGACGCACGTGATCGGCTATTTGCAACAGGGGCCGCCCCAAGCGTTCGCCGCCGGCGTTGAGGCATGGCTGGCGCTCCCCTGCATATACAACAAGGCGGGAAGCACAGCGTTTCTAGACGCTCTGCATACGATATACGGAATAGCGGCGATGTACATAGCCAACTACCTCCAGACAGGCAACGCCACGGCGCTGAACGTATACCCTCTGGCCGAGCTCTCCTACATCAATTCCCAATATCCGCAGTGCGTCGTGAACGCGTCGGGCTCGCAACTGGTCGACATAGTGCAGAGCGCCGACAACGCGGTGGCGGCAGAGGCCAAGGCTTTAGGCATACCCAGCGACATGCTGGGCACCCCGCTCTTCGTCATATACAGTAGCTGA
- a CDS encoding digeranylgeranylglycerophospholipid reductase, which translates to MSESFDVVVVGAGTAGAYTAYNLAKRGFKVAFMDSKSGDKVGVKTCGDALGKHHVDRMARFLTPNPKIFVNEIKGVELFSPDMRTKYVIAGEGYMLDRFNWGKWLVKEAVNAGAAFFEGHTAVAPILENGHVVGVKATDNRQGVHKEFRAKVVVDASGSVGVIRTKLPDTWPISERLHPEDVSHAYREVFYIEDSVENPQYIKIYLDQTISPGGYWWDFPYSSNFVNVGLGIWGVLKINPNANYKKYLEPRYKIKEKVHMGGGFIPTRRPLKSLVGNGILAVGDAAAAVNPLHGGGIGQALLTGELAAKAIERAFSQGRFDTTALWSYNVDYMNEWGYRQAQLDVIRLMLQTLDNDDLNFGLSRKLLTEEDVLDISSRGVTLSVVDKMRIALQFATRPGLLMKLYNAMQYAKRIGDMYLDYPRSPEGLDRWHDRVMEAYGEYRRKIGLGPMPT; encoded by the coding sequence ATGTCCGAATCGTTCGACGTGGTGGTCGTCGGCGCCGGCACGGCCGGCGCCTACACCGCCTACAACCTCGCCAAGAGGGGCTTCAAGGTGGCCTTCATGGACTCCAAGAGCGGCGATAAAGTCGGCGTCAAGACCTGCGGAGATGCCTTGGGCAAACACCACGTCGATAGGATGGCCCGCTTCCTCACGCCAAACCCCAAGATATTTGTCAACGAGATAAAGGGCGTCGAGCTCTTCAGCCCCGACATGAGGACTAAGTACGTCATAGCCGGCGAGGGCTACATGCTCGACCGCTTCAACTGGGGCAAGTGGCTCGTGAAGGAGGCCGTCAACGCAGGCGCCGCGTTCTTCGAGGGCCACACCGCGGTCGCGCCGATATTGGAAAACGGCCATGTGGTCGGCGTGAAGGCCACCGACAACCGACAGGGAGTGCACAAGGAGTTCAGGGCCAAGGTTGTCGTAGACGCGTCGGGCTCCGTCGGCGTTATCAGGACCAAGCTCCCCGACACGTGGCCCATCTCCGAGAGGCTCCACCCAGAAGACGTCTCCCACGCCTATAGGGAGGTCTTCTACATAGAGGACTCGGTGGAGAACCCCCAGTATATCAAGATCTACTTGGACCAGACCATATCGCCGGGAGGCTATTGGTGGGATTTCCCCTACTCCTCCAACTTCGTCAACGTGGGGCTAGGCATATGGGGCGTCCTGAAGATAAACCCCAACGCGAACTACAAGAAGTATCTGGAGCCCCGGTACAAGATAAAGGAGAAGGTCCACATGGGCGGCGGGTTCATACCGACGCGTCGTCCTCTCAAGTCGCTGGTGGGCAACGGAATACTGGCTGTGGGCGACGCGGCCGCCGCGGTCAACCCGCTCCACGGAGGTGGCATCGGGCAGGCCTTGCTGACCGGCGAGCTGGCGGCCAAGGCCATAGAGCGGGCCTTCTCGCAGGGGAGGTTCGACACGACGGCGCTCTGGAGCTACAACGTGGACTACATGAACGAGTGGGGCTATAGACAAGCCCAGCTCGACGTGATAAGGCTAATGCTCCAGACGCTCGACAACGACGACCTGAACTTCGGCCTCTCCCGGAAGTTGCTGACCGAGGAGGACGTCTTGGACATATCATCGCGCGGCGTGACTCTCTCAGTCGTCGACAAGATGAGGATAGCGTTGCAGTTCGCAACGAGGCCCGGCCTCTTGATGAAGCTGTACAACGCCATGCAGTACGCCAAGAGGATAGGCGATATGTATCTGGACTACCCGAGGAGCCCCGAGGGCTTGGACAGATGGCACGATAGGGTAATGGAGGCCTACGGGGAGTACCGCAGGAAGATAGGGCTCGGCCCAATGCCGACGTGA
- a CDS encoding sulfurtransferase TusA family protein yields the protein MEEIDVRGKACPDPLKEVAARLAAAPQGSQFRVVTDDYTCYLMLRRLAALNDVKILGAEEGDVFVLLLER from the coding sequence ATGGAGGAGATAGACGTGAGGGGCAAGGCGTGTCCCGACCCCCTTAAGGAGGTGGCGGCGAGGCTGGCGGCCGCCCCGCAGGGAAGCCAGTTCAGGGTGGTGACAGACGACTACACCTGTTATTTAATGCTCAGGAGGCTCGCCGCTCTCAACGACGTGAAGATACTGGGCGCCGAGGAGGGCGACGTATTCGTCCTCCTGCTCGAGAGATGA
- a CDS encoding AIR synthase family protein, with the protein MKLGKITRDVFDSVIYPRLGAKRPDVLVPPQHGVDVGAIDLGDGRVLVVKTDPVFIVPQFGFKKAAWFAVHILASDVMTSGIPPQYAAIDLNLPVSMTDEQFAEMWEGLHEAMAEIGVSVVAGHTGRYEGTDYPMLGGFTMFGIGPKERLVTTRGAKPGDQIVMTKGPAIEATALLANFYPDYFKARLAPDVFQEAYDLYWQMSCWRDGLIASRIGVHAMHDATEGGVWGALVEIAEASGVKIEVYEERLFVKRAVAELTKAVGIDPWSSISEGTLIIATDRGEEVVEALRKEGIEAGVIGEVKAGGPGVVLRRRGGAAEPIAHPREDPFWYAFSKIGQMLH; encoded by the coding sequence ATGAAGCTGGGCAAGATAACGCGCGACGTCTTCGACTCGGTTATATACCCCAGGCTGGGCGCCAAGAGGCCCGACGTGTTGGTCCCGCCGCAACACGGAGTCGACGTGGGGGCGATAGATCTAGGCGACGGGCGGGTTTTAGTCGTCAAGACAGACCCCGTGTTCATAGTGCCCCAGTTCGGCTTCAAGAAGGCGGCGTGGTTCGCGGTGCATATCCTCGCCAGCGACGTGATGACGTCGGGGATCCCGCCGCAGTACGCCGCCATAGACCTCAACTTGCCCGTGTCCATGACGGACGAGCAGTTCGCCGAGATGTGGGAGGGCCTCCACGAGGCCATGGCGGAGATCGGCGTGTCGGTTGTCGCTGGCCATACGGGCCGGTACGAGGGCACCGACTACCCCATGCTCGGCGGCTTCACGATGTTCGGCATAGGGCCCAAGGAGAGGCTGGTCACGACGAGGGGGGCTAAGCCCGGCGACCAGATAGTGATGACCAAGGGGCCGGCTATAGAGGCCACCGCCCTGCTCGCCAACTTCTACCCCGACTACTTCAAGGCCAGGCTGGCCCCCGACGTGTTCCAGGAGGCGTACGACCTCTACTGGCAGATGTCCTGCTGGCGCGACGGCCTCATAGCGTCGAGGATCGGCGTCCACGCCATGCACGACGCCACCGAGGGAGGCGTCTGGGGCGCCTTGGTGGAGATCGCCGAGGCGAGCGGCGTCAAGATAGAGGTGTACGAGGAGCGGCTGTTCGTCAAGAGGGCAGTCGCCGAGCTGACCAAGGCCGTGGGCATAGACCCCTGGAGCTCCATATCGGAGGGCACCTTGATAATAGCGACGGACAGAGGCGAGGAGGTGGTCGAGGCGCTCAGGAAGGAGGGGATAGAGGCCGGCGTGATCGGGGAGGTTAAGGCCGGCGGTCCCGGCGTGGTCTTGAGGAGGAGGGGCGGCGCCGCGGAGCCCATAGCCCACCCGCGCGAGGACCCGTTCTGGTACGCCTTCAGCAAGATAGGGCAAATGTTGCACTGA
- a CDS encoding class II aldolase/adducin family protein, producing the protein MIEEEIVEYYRLLYLRGQTTLLSGNISARLGDLVVITPTSAPKPLLRPSDLVYIDLDGRVVKGERAPSSEWRMHVAIYRRRPDVAAVVHTHAVLPTVLAERIEADLLLESESYLGGGIAVVPPIKPGTWELAEAVAEALAKSNVAIMKKHGVVAVGPSLAEAVNRAEVVNDLALATLARIWLGGGP; encoded by the coding sequence GTGATAGAGGAGGAGATCGTCGAGTACTACAGACTGCTCTATCTGAGAGGCCAGACCACCCTCCTCAGCGGCAACATCAGCGCCAGGCTCGGCGACCTCGTCGTCATAACGCCCACATCGGCGCCTAAGCCCCTCCTGAGGCCCTCGGACCTCGTCTACATAGATCTAGACGGCAGAGTGGTCAAGGGCGAGAGGGCGCCGTCCTCGGAGTGGAGGATGCACGTGGCGATATACAGGCGGAGGCCCGACGTGGCGGCCGTGGTCCACACCCACGCGGTGTTGCCGACGGTCCTAGCCGAGAGGATAGAGGCCGACCTCCTCCTGGAGAGCGAATCGTACCTCGGAGGGGGGATAGCGGTGGTGCCGCCTATCAAGCCCGGGACTTGGGAGCTGGCTGAGGCCGTGGCGGAGGCCCTCGCCAAGTCCAACGTGGCGATAATGAAGAAGCACGGCGTAGTCGCGGTGGGCCCCAGCCTGGCCGAGGCGGTGAATAGGGCCGAGGTGGTGAACGACCTGGCCTTGGCCACCCTCGCGAGGATATGGCTAGGCGGAGGCCCGTAG
- a CDS encoding DsrE family protein, translated as MQGVILEADEPERLYAFATYVATLVARGEPVAVFVTGRAVKAFSRQGYAGPDLPESMDWRRILADAKELGEVKIYICETVAKAYGVSEFWLADGVGSMFSFLENVNSVVVF; from the coding sequence GTGCAGGGGGTGATATTGGAGGCCGACGAGCCCGAGAGGCTCTACGCCTTCGCGACGTACGTGGCCACGCTGGTGGCGCGCGGCGAGCCTGTCGCGGTCTTCGTCACGGGGAGGGCCGTCAAGGCCTTCTCCAGACAAGGCTACGCCGGGCCGGACCTGCCCGAGTCGATGGACTGGCGGAGGATATTGGCCGACGCCAAGGAGCTCGGCGAGGTTAAGATCTACATATGCGAGACGGTGGCCAAGGCCTACGGCGTCTCCGAGTTCTGGCTGGCCGACGGGGTGGGGTCCATGTTCAGCTTCCTTGAAAACGTAAATAGCGTAGTCGTCTTCTAG
- a CDS encoding GNAT family N-acetyltransferase, whose product MIVRKARPEDVPAVAEFTRNTWEWGDYVHREFPGWVADGTAYVAELDGVVVAAARMLVVGDTAYFQGLRVRPEYRRRGVGKAVTEHLIDEARGAGASLATLIVAEWNKPSISLVQKVGFEPVLELWGGVPERAEPSRCLEGREAEEALEEALGRTGGFACLPDDPWICVRATAGLLLERARPCVGDGLYVGRFSFGSAKVGSQGDVTALRPEGFAKLYGKYILFAYRL is encoded by the coding sequence ATGATCGTGCGCAAGGCCCGGCCGGAGGACGTCCCGGCCGTAGCGGAGTTCACGAGGAACACGTGGGAGTGGGGCGACTACGTCCACAGGGAGTTCCCCGGATGGGTGGCCGACGGCACGGCGTACGTCGCCGAGCTCGACGGGGTCGTGGTCGCCGCCGCCCGCATGCTGGTCGTAGGCGACACGGCCTATTTCCAGGGGCTGAGAGTCCGCCCGGAGTACAGACGCAGAGGCGTCGGCAAGGCCGTCACAGAGCACCTAATAGACGAGGCGAGAGGCGCGGGCGCCTCGTTGGCCACCCTTATTGTGGCCGAGTGGAATAAGCCGAGCATATCGCTCGTCCAGAAAGTCGGCTTCGAGCCGGTCCTGGAGCTGTGGGGCGGCGTCCCCGAACGCGCGGAGCCGTCGAGGTGTCTAGAGGGCCGGGAGGCCGAGGAGGCCCTCGAAGAGGCCTTGGGCCGCACCGGCGGCTTCGCGTGCCTCCCCGACGATCCTTGGATCTGCGTGCGGGCCACCGCCGGGCTGTTGCTCGAGAGGGCCAGGCCCTGTGTGGGGGACGGCCTCTACGTCGGCCGTTTCTCCTTCGGCTCGGCCAAGGTCGGCTCGCAGGGGGACGTGACCGCTCTAAGGCCTGAGGGGTTCGCCAAGCTCTACGGCAAATACATCCTCTTCGCGTACCGGCTGTAG
- a CDS encoding pyridoxal-phosphate dependent enzyme, which produces MLECLPHLEKFIREGRYVADGASASCFSALFLREVKAGETLRVEDLYPQPDARRVYDRPLDLLLGGWPTPLLKVGEAPREAWAKLEWYNPFSRSIKDRTTYALVRSVEGDRLVEVSSGNVAIALGVLGILLGKKVKIYLPSAAKYVEPVLDVLGVEHEVLDVTMTIEALEHIKGDVAKGAVHTNQFENDANFFMHIRTAVEIDWQLSSRGIKPSYVIAGAGTSGHSAALGFYFGAKYGARLVAVQPSDWIPGLRRTESGMKWIKYVPAEVVDVSFEQALEGIKTLARRYGLLAGLSSGAVYFEYLRRRSEGVYLMVFPDDIYKYLDLLKYK; this is translated from the coding sequence GTGCTCGAGTGTCTGCCCCACCTCGAGAAGTTCATCAGAGAGGGACGCTACGTAGCCGACGGGGCGTCTGCAAGCTGCTTCTCGGCGCTGTTCCTCAGAGAGGTGAAAGCAGGCGAGACGTTGAGGGTCGAGGACCTCTACCCCCAGCCCGACGCCCGCCGCGTCTACGACAGACCTCTGGATCTGTTGTTGGGCGGCTGGCCTACGCCTCTGTTGAAGGTCGGGGAGGCCCCCAGGGAGGCGTGGGCAAAGCTCGAGTGGTACAACCCCTTCAGCAGAAGCATCAAGGACAGGACGACCTACGCCCTGGTGAGGTCCGTCGAGGGGGATAGGCTGGTTGAGGTTTCCAGCGGCAACGTCGCCATCGCGCTCGGCGTCTTGGGAATTCTCCTCGGGAAGAAGGTCAAGATATACCTCCCCTCTGCCGCGAAGTACGTGGAGCCCGTGCTGGACGTCTTGGGGGTCGAACACGAGGTGCTGGACGTCACGATGACCATAGAAGCCCTCGAGCACATAAAAGGCGACGTCGCAAAGGGCGCAGTCCACACCAACCAGTTCGAGAACGACGCCAACTTCTTCATGCATATACGGACCGCCGTCGAGATAGACTGGCAGCTCTCGTCGAGGGGGATCAAGCCGAGCTACGTCATAGCGGGCGCCGGCACGTCGGGCCACTCGGCGGCTCTGGGCTTCTACTTCGGCGCCAAGTACGGCGCCAGGCTCGTAGCGGTCCAGCCCAGCGACTGGATACCCGGCTTGAGGAGGACCGAGAGCGGCATGAAGTGGATAAAGTACGTCCCGGCAGAGGTCGTGGACGTCTCTTTCGAGCAAGCGCTGGAGGGGATCAAGACGCTGGCCAGAAGATACGGCCTCCTCGCAGGCCTGAGCTCCGGCGCCGTCTACTTCGAATACCTACGGCGTAGGTCCGAGGGCGTCTACCTGATGGTGTTTCCAGACGATATATACAAATACCTAGATCTATTGAAATATAAATAA
- a CDS encoding metal-dependent hydrolase: MQLRWFGHSFFLVEAGSLKILIDPWATHPLSPTTVEEVVALRPNYILVTHDHLDHLGESVDISKKTGAPIVGTFELSLEVAEKGIPEAQTIGMNIGGTVKLGDGVEVYMTPALHTANRGAPTGFVISTPEGNVYHAGDTGVFGDMELIGKMFDIDVALLPIGGFYTMGPREAAWAVQLLRAKSVVPMHYNTFPVIKQDPEDFKARVEAVSSSKVYVMRPGETLKVKG, encoded by the coding sequence ATGCAGTTGAGGTGGTTCGGCCACTCGTTCTTCCTGGTTGAGGCGGGCTCCCTGAAGATATTGATAGACCCGTGGGCCACCCACCCGCTCTCGCCGACCACTGTGGAGGAGGTGGTCGCGCTGCGCCCGAACTATATACTCGTTACACACGACCATCTGGACCATCTAGGCGAGTCGGTCGACATATCTAAGAAGACCGGCGCGCCGATAGTCGGCACCTTCGAGCTCTCGCTGGAGGTCGCCGAGAAGGGGATTCCGGAGGCGCAGACCATAGGGATGAACATAGGGGGCACCGTCAAGTTGGGGGACGGCGTGGAGGTGTACATGACGCCTGCGTTGCACACAGCCAATAGAGGCGCCCCGACAGGCTTCGTCATATCCACGCCGGAGGGCAACGTATACCACGCCGGCGACACCGGCGTCTTCGGCGATATGGAGCTCATAGGCAAGATGTTCGACATAGACGTGGCTCTGCTCCCCATAGGGGGCTTCTACACCATGGGGCCCCGCGAGGCTGCCTGGGCTGTCCAGCTCTTGAGGGCCAAGTCGGTCGTGCCCATGCACTACAACACCTTCCCGGTCATCAAACAAGACCCCGAGGACTTCAAGGCCAGAGTGGAGGCTGTGTCCAGCAGCAAGGTCTACGTGATGAGGCCCGGCGAGACGCTTAAGGTAAAAGGCTAG